In Paenibacillus sonchi, a single genomic region encodes these proteins:
- the pflB gene encoding formate C-acetyltransferase produces the protein MSVIEKDVQEVKAGWRGFVKGKWSRKVNVNDFIEKNIKPYLGKEDFLAGPTNNTTELWKIISEMTKQEIANGGVLDVDVNTVSTIVSHQPGYIDKDKEQIVGVQTDAPFKRSIQPFGGIKMMIDATKAYGFELPQGIVDMFTNIRKTHNQGVFDAYTSEMRAVRKAGIITGLPDAYGRGRIIGDYRRVALYGVDFLIKEKKQDLANLEVDSMTDSVIRLREELSEQIRALGELKQMAQMHGMDISKPANNAKEAFQWVYFGYLAAIKEQNGAAMSLGRVSSFLDIYVERDLAEGTLTEEQAQELADHFIMKLRIVKFLRTPDYNELFSGDPTWVTESIGGMSVDGTTRVTKNSFRFLHTLYNLGPAPEPNLTVLWSEKLPEGFKKYCAKVSIETSSIQYENDDLMRPIYGDDYGIACCVSAMRIGKQMQFFGARANLAKALLYAINGGVDEKSGVQVGPEYPAITSEYLDYDEVMKRFKPMMEWLAKTYMNTLNVIHYMHDKYSYERIEMALHDRDILRTMACGIAGLSVAADSLSAIKHAKVKVIRNEQGIAVDFETEGEFPCYGNNDDAVDSIAVELVESFMTMIRKHHAYRDALPTQSILTITSNVVYGKKTGTTPDGRKKGEPFAPGANPMHGRDKKGALASLSSVAKLPYEDSLDGISNTFSIVPKALGKEEEGRKSNLVSMLDGYFASKGHHLNVNVFAREQLLDAMEHPENYPQLTIRVSGYAVNFIKLTREQQMDVINRTFHGAM, from the coding sequence ATGTCGGTGATTGAAAAAGATGTACAAGAAGTTAAGGCTGGATGGCGCGGTTTTGTAAAAGGAAAATGGTCCAGAAAAGTAAATGTGAATGATTTTATCGAAAAGAACATCAAACCTTATCTTGGCAAGGAAGACTTCCTTGCAGGCCCTACTAACAACACTACTGAACTTTGGAAGATTATTTCCGAAATGACCAAGCAGGAAATTGCTAATGGCGGTGTACTGGATGTGGATGTTAACACAGTATCCACGATCGTATCCCACCAACCTGGCTACATTGACAAAGACAAGGAACAAATTGTCGGCGTTCAGACTGATGCGCCTTTCAAACGTTCCATTCAACCGTTTGGCGGAATCAAGATGATGATCGATGCCACCAAAGCTTATGGCTTCGAACTTCCGCAAGGCATTGTTGACATGTTCACGAACATCCGCAAAACGCATAACCAAGGCGTATTTGATGCATATACTTCTGAAATGAGAGCTGTTCGTAAAGCCGGTATCATCACAGGTCTTCCGGATGCTTATGGCCGCGGCCGTATCATCGGTGACTACCGTCGCGTAGCTCTTTACGGCGTTGACTTCCTGATCAAAGAAAAGAAACAAGATCTTGCGAATCTTGAAGTGGATTCCATGACCGATAGCGTTATCCGTCTTCGTGAAGAACTTTCCGAACAGATTCGTGCACTCGGCGAACTGAAACAAATGGCTCAAATGCATGGAATGGATATCTCCAAGCCTGCTAACAACGCCAAAGAAGCTTTCCAGTGGGTATACTTCGGTTACCTCGCAGCTATTAAGGAACAGAACGGTGCGGCAATGTCCCTTGGACGTGTATCCTCTTTCCTTGATATCTATGTAGAACGTGACCTTGCAGAAGGCACTTTGACTGAAGAACAAGCACAAGAACTGGCTGACCACTTCATCATGAAACTGCGTATTGTGAAGTTCCTGCGTACTCCTGACTATAACGAATTGTTCAGTGGAGACCCTACATGGGTTACTGAATCCATCGGCGGTATGTCTGTAGACGGAACAACACGCGTTACCAAGAACAGCTTCCGCTTCCTTCACACCCTGTACAATCTGGGACCAGCTCCAGAGCCAAACCTGACTGTACTGTGGTCGGAAAAATTGCCTGAAGGCTTCAAAAAATACTGTGCTAAGGTTTCCATCGAAACCAGCTCAATTCAATATGAAAATGACGATTTGATGCGTCCGATCTACGGTGACGACTATGGTATTGCATGCTGCGTATCCGCAATGCGTATCGGTAAACAAATGCAATTCTTCGGAGCACGCGCCAACCTGGCCAAAGCTCTGCTGTATGCAATCAACGGCGGTGTGGATGAAAAATCCGGCGTGCAGGTAGGTCCTGAGTATCCGGCCATCACTTCCGAATATCTCGACTACGATGAAGTAATGAAACGCTTCAAACCAATGATGGAGTGGCTGGCTAAGACTTACATGAACACGCTGAATGTTATCCACTACATGCACGATAAATATTCTTACGAACGTATCGAAATGGCTCTGCATGACCGCGATATTCTGCGGACTATGGCTTGCGGTATTGCTGGTCTGTCTGTGGCAGCTGACTCTCTGAGCGCCATCAAACACGCTAAGGTAAAAGTAATCCGCAACGAACAAGGCATCGCGGTAGACTTCGAAACTGAAGGCGAATTCCCTTGCTATGGTAACAATGACGATGCCGTCGACAGCATTGCAGTAGAACTGGTTGAATCGTTCATGACGATGATCCGCAAGCACCACGCTTACCGTGATGCGCTGCCGACTCAATCGATCCTGACCATTACTTCCAACGTAGTATATGGTAAGAAAACTGGTACTACTCCTGATGGACGTAAAAAAGGCGAACCATTCGCTCCAGGTGCGAACCCAATGCACGGACGCGATAAGAAAGGCGCTTTGGCTTCCCTGAGCTCCGTTGCCAAACTGCCGTACGAAGATAGCTTGGATGGTATCTCCAACACCTTCTCCATCGTGCCAAAAGCTCTGGGTAAAGAAGAAGAAGGACGTAAATCCAACCTGGTATCGATGCTTGACGGATACTTTGCAAGCAAAGGTCACCACCTGAATGTTAACGTATTTGCCCGCGAACAATTGCTGGATGCTATGGAACACCCAGAGAACTATCCACAATTGACCATCCGCGTTTCCGGTTATGCTGTTAACTTCATCAAGCTGACTCGTGAACAACAAATGGATGTTATCAACCGTACATTCCACGGTGCAATGTAA
- a CDS encoding ABC transporter substrate-binding protein translates to MRAQEDDKIKRFQEEYPNVEIVKDDWQYNVSEIGVKMAANEAPTFFNTYATEAKFLVEKGWVADITDLWNKYEYKDQINPVLQNQFIIDGKVYGITQKGYVTTTMLNKKMLDDKGVAVPPMDWTWEDMLNTAKGAADAKKGISGIAPMGKGNEAGWNWTNFLFEAGGEIQKVDGSKVVATFNSEAGVKALDFYKKLRWEANAIPQDWALGWGDAVGAFQQGRTAMVMAGSDGVIEQALNQGGLKPEDVLTYPMPAAEKGGKHTGVLGGDYLVINPNATPDEQEMAFRYVTFDYFSDKGLEALDAILQQRKADGKYFIPPLLDYYAADSDFGKKTKAIYDKYDIVYQYNPDIMALLDGKPEAQYNTQDYYATMSNVIQELFSKKGTDSKAQLDAAAKTVQEKFFDTIKVE, encoded by the coding sequence GTGCGGGCGCAGGAAGATGATAAGATCAAGCGTTTCCAGGAGGAATACCCGAATGTAGAGATCGTCAAAGATGACTGGCAGTACAACGTTAGTGAAATCGGTGTGAAAATGGCTGCCAATGAAGCCCCGACCTTCTTCAATACGTACGCCACGGAAGCAAAATTCCTCGTCGAAAAGGGCTGGGTGGCGGACATCACCGATCTGTGGAACAAATATGAGTACAAGGACCAGATCAATCCCGTCCTGCAAAACCAGTTCATCATTGACGGCAAGGTATATGGCATCACCCAAAAAGGCTATGTCACCACAACGATGCTTAACAAAAAAATGCTGGATGACAAAGGTGTAGCTGTTCCGCCCATGGACTGGACCTGGGAGGATATGCTGAACACCGCCAAAGGAGCGGCCGACGCCAAAAAAGGCATCTCCGGTATCGCTCCGATGGGCAAAGGCAATGAAGCGGGCTGGAACTGGACCAACTTCCTGTTCGAAGCCGGCGGGGAGATCCAGAAGGTTGACGGCAGCAAAGTGGTAGCAACCTTTAACTCCGAGGCGGGTGTGAAGGCGCTGGATTTCTATAAGAAGCTGAGATGGGAAGCCAATGCCATTCCTCAGGACTGGGCACTGGGCTGGGGCGACGCTGTAGGCGCATTCCAGCAAGGACGCACAGCGATGGTCATGGCCGGTTCCGACGGTGTGATTGAGCAAGCCCTGAACCAGGGCGGCTTGAAACCGGAGGATGTGCTCACTTATCCAATGCCTGCTGCGGAAAAGGGCGGCAAGCACACGGGCGTACTCGGCGGCGACTATCTGGTCATCAACCCGAACGCCACCCCGGACGAGCAGGAGATGGCTTTCCGCTATGTCACTTTTGATTACTTCTCCGACAAAGGCCTGGAAGCACTGGATGCGATTCTGCAGCAGCGCAAAGCGGACGGCAAATACTTCATCCCGCCGCTTCTGGACTACTATGCCGCCGATTCTGATTTTGGCAAGAAAACCAAAGCTATCTATGACAAGTACGATATTGTCTATCAATACAACCCGGATATTATGGCGCTGCTGGATGGCAAGCCGGAGGCGCAATACAATACACAGGATTACTATGCAACGATGTCCAATGTGATTCAGGAGCTTTTCTCCAAAAAAGGTACGGACTCCAAAGCCCAGCTTGACGCCGCAGCCAAAACCGTACAGGAAAAGTTTTTTGATACGATTAAGGTTGAGTAG
- a CDS encoding carbohydrate ABC transporter permease gives MKSADRGILSEHDLKKTSNKIVYGIMVFFILVMVFTMLYPILMTMFNGLKSNTEVNSFPPHFFPQEWHFGNLKDALNYIDLLVFLRNTLYIFVGNMVVTLIVLGLASFSISRMNVPYRKVFYFFFLMTLFIPATSYMIPNFVNLKELGLLNQYAAFWLPAGANTFYFLLLKNFFDGIHPEIFEAARIDGASEPRSFFSIAVPLSIPIFATLAIFIFSTAWNDWFWPSLVMHSEDKYTLATAIYKYVIAVKALNTNIKFAILFLVSLPPILVFLLFQKFIMRGVALSAVKG, from the coding sequence ATGAAGAGTGCAGACAGAGGCATTCTCTCCGAACATGATCTGAAAAAAACAAGCAACAAAATCGTCTACGGGATTATGGTGTTCTTCATCCTGGTCATGGTCTTTACCATGCTCTATCCGATCCTGATGACGATGTTCAACGGTCTTAAATCCAACACGGAGGTCAATTCCTTTCCGCCGCATTTTTTTCCGCAGGAGTGGCATTTCGGCAATTTGAAGGATGCGCTGAACTATATCGATCTGCTGGTGTTCCTCAGGAACACACTCTATATTTTCGTGGGGAATATGGTTGTGACTCTTATTGTACTTGGCCTTGCTTCCTTCAGCATTTCCCGGATGAACGTGCCTTACCGCAAGGTGTTTTATTTTTTCTTCCTGATGACTTTGTTTATCCCGGCGACCAGCTATATGATTCCGAACTTCGTCAATCTGAAGGAGCTTGGACTGCTGAACCAGTATGCGGCATTCTGGCTGCCGGCGGGAGCGAATACGTTTTACTTCCTGCTTCTGAAGAACTTTTTTGACGGAATCCATCCGGAGATTTTTGAAGCCGCGCGGATTGACGGGGCCTCGGAGCCGCGCAGCTTTTTTTCGATAGCTGTGCCGCTGTCCATTCCCATTTTTGCCACACTGGCGATCTTTATTTTCTCAACCGCCTGGAATGACTGGTTCTGGCCGTCCCTTGTCATGCACAGTGAGGATAAATACACTCTCGCCACAGCGATCTATAAATATGTAATCGCCGTTAAGGCGCTCAACACCAATATCAAATTTGCCATTCTCTTTCTGGTTTCTCTGCCGCCGATTCTGGTGTTCCTGCTGTTCCAGAAATTTATTATGCGCGGTGTGGCTTTGTCGGCAGTGAAGGGGTAG
- a CDS encoding carbohydrate ABC transporter permease: protein MPAKLERKPHKQNRWKKNFWGYMFLVPAIIIFVLFMWVPIFKGFMYSFYTVDFVKGNTFAGLDNYARALTDPDVWIAVKNTLYYMVLCLVIGFWVPIAFAIAISELRKFGGFVRVAAYLPFVLPAVVLYGLWRWLYDPVGPINALLGTMGADQIPFLTDSRWSMISLVFMETWQQFGSGMLIYLAAVLSIPRDWYEAAEIDGAGVWARIRHITLPSLRNLIVLMLILQIIATSQGYQSQLALLDGGPNNTTLTYALLIVKYAFTRLDYGTATALGMLMFIVLGGLGIVQFKLNKEDN, encoded by the coding sequence ATGCCGGCGAAGCTTGAGCGCAAACCGCACAAACAGAACCGCTGGAAAAAAAACTTTTGGGGATATATGTTTCTCGTACCCGCCATTATTATTTTTGTATTGTTTATGTGGGTTCCAATTTTTAAAGGGTTTATGTACAGCTTCTATACCGTGGACTTTGTAAAGGGCAATACCTTTGCCGGCCTCGATAATTATGCCAGAGCGCTTACGGACCCGGATGTATGGATTGCTGTCAAAAATACCCTGTACTACATGGTGCTCTGCCTGGTGATCGGCTTTTGGGTGCCGATTGCCTTTGCCATCGCCATTTCCGAGCTGCGGAAATTCGGCGGCTTTGTCCGTGTGGCGGCTTATCTGCCGTTTGTACTGCCGGCTGTCGTACTGTATGGCCTGTGGAGATGGCTGTACGATCCGGTCGGACCCATCAATGCGCTGCTCGGGACAATGGGAGCGGATCAAATCCCTTTTCTTACGGACAGCAGGTGGTCGATGATCTCGCTTGTTTTTATGGAAACCTGGCAGCAGTTCGGCTCGGGGATGCTCATTTATCTGGCAGCTGTGCTCAGTATTCCCCGCGATTGGTACGAAGCCGCTGAAATTGACGGTGCCGGGGTGTGGGCCCGTATCCGCCATATCACACTGCCCTCTTTGCGCAATCTGATTGTCCTGATGCTGATTCTGCAGATTATTGCCACCTCCCAGGGTTACCAGTCACAGCTTGCTTTGCTGGATGGAGGCCCGAACAATACCACGCTGACCTACGCGCTGCTGATTGTGAAATATGCGTTTACCCGGCTGGATTATGGAACGGCGACGGCGCTTGGCATGCTGATGTTCATTGTTCTCGGCGGTTTGGGCATTGTGCAGTTCAAGCTGAACAAGGAGGACAACTAG
- a CDS encoding response regulator: MFNVLVVDDEPLICKGLGSLLASSGLEIGHIYTANSGFEALDCIRMEEVDLLVTDIQMGAMSGIELMQHAKLAKPWVQTIVISAHETFQYAQMAVRLGAKDYLIKPLNSEHFLDSVRNVLLKMDKPSPELETFMAGIGESFRLEEPLPEYSWLLNALIEEPDSVLGDEQKLRKLDELKLQGPFFSVIKIKLPLPEEDGEKKYTSRGRELLRYAALNIAKELLDQEWSTVAFYSPEEEITVVIQWDEKTYEESAGGQINRLDVLGRSLHLNIHKYLHLNAVIGISQILKGLSFMDVLNRQASKAIQWNKEHSDYYVFYYGDFNWSSYAADPSAEELHTHSNLIVQKAKEYIDENYAQKGLTIHEVAKKNHVSPNYLSYLFKKNTGHNLWEYVIKLRMEDSREMLLHTDLRRYEIAERVGYESPEHFSKIFKKYYGISPSELKK; this comes from the coding sequence CCGCATGGAGGAGGTTGATCTGCTGGTGACGGATATCCAGATGGGGGCCATGAGCGGCATTGAGCTGATGCAGCACGCCAAGCTGGCCAAACCGTGGGTGCAGACCATTGTCATCTCCGCCCACGAGACGTTCCAATATGCCCAGATGGCCGTCCGGCTGGGGGCGAAGGATTATCTGATCAAGCCGCTGAACAGCGAGCATTTTCTCGATTCGGTACGGAATGTGCTGCTCAAAATGGACAAACCCTCCCCGGAGCTGGAGACCTTCATGGCAGGGATTGGCGAGAGCTTCCGCCTGGAGGAGCCGCTGCCCGAATACAGCTGGCTGCTGAACGCGCTCATTGAAGAGCCTGACTCTGTGCTGGGCGATGAGCAGAAGCTGCGGAAGCTGGATGAGCTGAAGCTGCAGGGGCCTTTTTTCTCCGTAATCAAGATCAAACTGCCGCTGCCGGAAGAAGACGGGGAGAAAAAATACACCTCCCGCGGCCGGGAGCTGCTGCGTTATGCCGCGCTTAACATTGCCAAAGAGCTGCTGGACCAGGAGTGGAGCACGGTGGCTTTTTATTCTCCGGAGGAGGAGATCACCGTTGTGATCCAATGGGATGAGAAGACCTATGAGGAATCGGCGGGGGGCCAGATCAACCGGCTGGATGTGCTGGGCCGCAGTCTGCATTTAAATATCCATAAGTATCTGCATCTGAATGCCGTAATTGGCATCAGCCAGATCCTCAAGGGCCTGTCCTTCATGGATGTGCTGAACCGGCAGGCCTCGAAGGCCATTCAGTGGAACAAGGAGCATTCCGATTACTATGTGTTCTACTACGGTGATTTCAACTGGAGCAGCTATGCCGCCGATCCTTCGGCCGAGGAGCTGCATACGCACAGCAACCTGATTGTGCAGAAGGCTAAAGAGTATATCGACGAGAACTATGCCCAGAAGGGCTTGACGATCCATGAGGTGGCCAAAAAAAATCACGTCAGCCCCAACTACCTGAGCTATCTGTTCAAAAAAAACACAGGCCACAACCTGTGGGAATATGTCATCAAGCTGCGAATGGAGGATAGCCGCGAGATGCTTCTGCATACCGACCTGCGCCGTTACGAGATTGCGGAGAGGGTGGGCTATGAGTCCCCGGAGCATTTCAGCAAGATTTTCAAAAAATATTACGGCATCAGCCCCAGCGAACTGAAGAAGTAA